The following coding sequences are from one Lolium rigidum isolate FL_2022 chromosome 6, APGP_CSIRO_Lrig_0.1, whole genome shotgun sequence window:
- the LOC124665784 gene encoding CSC1-like protein At3g54510 isoform X2: MDAEGLLASATINLGLALVALSLFSMLKKQPGNAPVYRPLRMAEGGGGVLPLGTGRLTPSFRWIGAAFRLSEDDVLRRHGLDALAVIRLFKFGFKCFSVCSIVGVSILVPVNYTSKGPPDIGWSNSMELFTVSNVPRGSDRLWVHFSCLCFISFYVVYLLHKEYKDMSQKRIEQLKYHRKRPDQFTILVQGIPLCADHGTYGCHADHFFSKHYLTYQSYQILHDVGNIESLQKLASSLERQIRRKRDSRGCNFLQRIWFKFTLGAIDAHSQEQKLKEVQESIRLQQCKNMLKQKELPVAFVSFKSRLEAAQAAEMQQHVNPLALVTRYAPEPTEAIWSNLAIPFYRLAVYKLGVFIAAFLLTVFFTIPVTAVQGIVQFEKIKKWFPLARAVQLIPGLNSVVTGYLPSLILNGFIYLIPFAMLGNVFFLSILSGSLLDQIGESFNHPKDIPSRLARAVSAQSDFFITYILTNGMSGFSCEVLQFGLLTWHFFKAHSVGHADEPYLYGFPYYRVVPIVSLAVLIGMVYAVVAPLLLPILVIYFLLGYAVFINQMEDVYEITYDTCGQYWPTIHHYIFLSVTLMQTTMIGLFGLKSKPGASFATIPLLVLTIMFNEYCKVRFLPTFQCRPVQVCKESDELDKTDREAQGSSDHAIKAYTPPWMRLTGSSSESSSVQPLVGCLI; encoded by the exons ATGGACGCAGAGGGGCTGCTGGCGTCGGCGACGATCAACCTGGGGCTGGCGCTGGTGGCGTTGTCGCTCTTCTCCATGCTCAAGAAGCAGCCGGGGAACGCGCCCGTCTACCGGCCGCTGCGGatggcggagggcggcggcggcgtgttgcCGCTCGGCACGGGGCGGCTGACCCCGTCGTTCCGGTGGATCGGCGCGGCGTTCCGGCTCTCCGAGGACGACGTGCTGCGGCGCCACGGCCTCGACGCCCTCGCCGTCATCCGCCTCTTCAAGTTCGG GTTCAAGTGTTTCAGTGTCTGCTCAATTGTGGGAGTATCGATCCTTGTGCCGGTAAATTATACCAGCAAAGGTCCGCCCGACATCGGGTGGTCAAACTCCATGGAGCTTTTCACGGTGTCCAACGTGCCAAGGGGCTCTGACAG GCTTTGGGTGCATTTTTCATGCCTTTGCTTCATATCCTTTTATGTGGTGTATTTGCTTCATAAG GAGTACAAAGACATGTCCCAGAAAAGAATTGAACAATTGAAGTATCACAGGAAGAGACCTGATCAGTTTACCATTTTAGTTCAAGGAATTCCACTGTGCGCAGATCATGGAACTTATGGGTGTCATGCTGATCACTTCTTCTCAAAACATTATCTGACGTACCAATCGTATCAAATACTGCACGATGTAGGAAACATTGAGTCATTACAG AAACTGGCATCTTCCCTTGAAAGACAGATAAGGAGGAAAAGGGATAGCAGAGGATGCAACTTTTTGCAGCGGATCTGGTTTAAGTTCACACTGGGAGCAATAGATGCTCACAGCCAGGAACAAAAATTGAAGGAAGTTCAAGAGTCTATCCGCCTCCAGCAGTGTAAAAATATGCTTAAACAGAAG GAGTTACCCGTAGCTTTTGTCTCATTCAAGTCCCGGTTGGAGGCTGCCCAAGCGGCTGAAATGCAACAGCATGTCAATCCGCTGGCATTGGTTACACGTTATGCTCCTGAACCAACTGAAGCAATATGGTCAAATCTGGCTATTCCTTTCTACCGTCTTGCTGTATACAAGCTTGGAGTCTTCATTGCTGCATTTTTACTGACGGTGTTCTTCACCATCCCTGTCACAGCTGTGCAAGGGATTGTgcaatttgagaagattaaaaaaTGGTTCCCACTGGCTAGGGCTGTGCAACTTAT ACCAGGCCTGAATTCTGTTGTAACTGGATATCTTCCAAGCTTGATTTTAAATGGATTTATCTACTTGATTCCATTTGCAATGCTCG GAAATGTTTTCTTCCTGAGTATTCTTTCGGGGTCTCTACTCGATCAGATAGGGGAGTCCTTTAATCACCCTAAAGACATCCCTAGCCGCCTTGCAAGAGCTGTTTCTGCACAG TCAGATTTCTTCATCACATACATCTTGACCAACGGAATGTCAGGGTTTTCTTGCGAGGTTCTCCAGTTTGGTTTGCTTACATGGCACTTCTTTAAGGCGCATTCAGTTGGACATGCTGATGAGCCATATCTTTATGGCTTCCCTTACTACAGAGTTGTGCCCATTGTTTCCCTTGCAGTATTGATTGGAATGGTGTATGCTGTCGTTGCACCTCTTCTGCTTCCCATTCTTGTGATCTACTTTTTGCTCGGTTATGCAGTGTTCATCAACCAG ATGGAAGATGTATATGAGATCACATATGACACCTGCGGACAATATTGGCCTACTATTCACCACTACATATTCCTCTCGGTCACTCTCATGCAAACTACAATGATAGGGCTGTTTGGGCTGAAGTCGAAGCCAGGAGCTTCATTCGCCACAATTCCCTTGCTTGTGCTTACCATCATGTTCAATGAGTACTGCAAGGTTCGGTTTCTTCCAACTTTCCAGTGCCGCCCTGTCCAGGT TTGCAAGGAGAGTGACGAACTTGATAAAACCGATCGGGAGGCACAAGGCAGCTCAGATCATGCCATCAAGGCCTACACGCCACCATGGATGCGCCTGACAGGAAGCTCCTCAGAATCTAGTTCAGTGCAGCCTTTAGTCGGTTGTTTGATATAA
- the LOC124665784 gene encoding CSC1-like protein At3g54510 isoform X1, whose amino-acid sequence MDAEGLLASATINLGLALVALSLFSMLKKQPGNAPVYRPLRMAEGGGGVLPLGTGRLTPSFRWIGAAFRLSEDDVLRRHGLDALAVIRLFKFGFKCFSVCSIVGVSILVPVNYTSKGPPDIGWSNSMELFTVSNVPRGSDRLWVHFSCLCFISFYVVYLLHKEYKDMSQKRIEQLKYHRKRPDQFTILVQGIPLCADHGTYGCHADHFFSKHYLTYQSYQILHDVGNIESLQKLASSLERQIRRKRDSRGCNFLQRIWFKFTLGAIDAHSQEQKLKEVQESIRLQQCKNMLKQKELPVAFVSFKSRLEAAQAAEMQQHVNPLALVTRYAPEPTEAIWSNLAIPFYRLAVYKLGVFIAAFLLTVFFTIPVTAVQGIVQFEKIKKWFPLARAVQLIPGLNSVVTGYLPSLILNGFIYLIPFAMLGMASFEGCISKSQNEIKACNMVFYFLVGNVFFLSILSGSLLDQIGESFNHPKDIPSRLARAVSAQSDFFITYILTNGMSGFSCEVLQFGLLTWHFFKAHSVGHADEPYLYGFPYYRVVPIVSLAVLIGMVYAVVAPLLLPILVIYFLLGYAVFINQMEDVYEITYDTCGQYWPTIHHYIFLSVTLMQTTMIGLFGLKSKPGASFATIPLLVLTIMFNEYCKVRFLPTFQCRPVQVCKESDELDKTDREAQGSSDHAIKAYTPPWMRLTGSSSESSSVQPLVGCLI is encoded by the exons ATGGACGCAGAGGGGCTGCTGGCGTCGGCGACGATCAACCTGGGGCTGGCGCTGGTGGCGTTGTCGCTCTTCTCCATGCTCAAGAAGCAGCCGGGGAACGCGCCCGTCTACCGGCCGCTGCGGatggcggagggcggcggcggcgtgttgcCGCTCGGCACGGGGCGGCTGACCCCGTCGTTCCGGTGGATCGGCGCGGCGTTCCGGCTCTCCGAGGACGACGTGCTGCGGCGCCACGGCCTCGACGCCCTCGCCGTCATCCGCCTCTTCAAGTTCGG GTTCAAGTGTTTCAGTGTCTGCTCAATTGTGGGAGTATCGATCCTTGTGCCGGTAAATTATACCAGCAAAGGTCCGCCCGACATCGGGTGGTCAAACTCCATGGAGCTTTTCACGGTGTCCAACGTGCCAAGGGGCTCTGACAG GCTTTGGGTGCATTTTTCATGCCTTTGCTTCATATCCTTTTATGTGGTGTATTTGCTTCATAAG GAGTACAAAGACATGTCCCAGAAAAGAATTGAACAATTGAAGTATCACAGGAAGAGACCTGATCAGTTTACCATTTTAGTTCAAGGAATTCCACTGTGCGCAGATCATGGAACTTATGGGTGTCATGCTGATCACTTCTTCTCAAAACATTATCTGACGTACCAATCGTATCAAATACTGCACGATGTAGGAAACATTGAGTCATTACAG AAACTGGCATCTTCCCTTGAAAGACAGATAAGGAGGAAAAGGGATAGCAGAGGATGCAACTTTTTGCAGCGGATCTGGTTTAAGTTCACACTGGGAGCAATAGATGCTCACAGCCAGGAACAAAAATTGAAGGAAGTTCAAGAGTCTATCCGCCTCCAGCAGTGTAAAAATATGCTTAAACAGAAG GAGTTACCCGTAGCTTTTGTCTCATTCAAGTCCCGGTTGGAGGCTGCCCAAGCGGCTGAAATGCAACAGCATGTCAATCCGCTGGCATTGGTTACACGTTATGCTCCTGAACCAACTGAAGCAATATGGTCAAATCTGGCTATTCCTTTCTACCGTCTTGCTGTATACAAGCTTGGAGTCTTCATTGCTGCATTTTTACTGACGGTGTTCTTCACCATCCCTGTCACAGCTGTGCAAGGGATTGTgcaatttgagaagattaaaaaaTGGTTCCCACTGGCTAGGGCTGTGCAACTTAT ACCAGGCCTGAATTCTGTTGTAACTGGATATCTTCCAAGCTTGATTTTAAATGGATTTATCTACTTGATTCCATTTGCAATGCTCGGTATGGCATCATTTGAAGGTTGCATTTCCAAAAGTCAGAACGAAATCAAGGCTTGCAACATGGTGTTCTACTTCTTGGTAGGAAATGTTTTCTTCCTGAGTATTCTTTCGGGGTCTCTACTCGATCAGATAGGGGAGTCCTTTAATCACCCTAAAGACATCCCTAGCCGCCTTGCAAGAGCTGTTTCTGCACAG TCAGATTTCTTCATCACATACATCTTGACCAACGGAATGTCAGGGTTTTCTTGCGAGGTTCTCCAGTTTGGTTTGCTTACATGGCACTTCTTTAAGGCGCATTCAGTTGGACATGCTGATGAGCCATATCTTTATGGCTTCCCTTACTACAGAGTTGTGCCCATTGTTTCCCTTGCAGTATTGATTGGAATGGTGTATGCTGTCGTTGCACCTCTTCTGCTTCCCATTCTTGTGATCTACTTTTTGCTCGGTTATGCAGTGTTCATCAACCAG ATGGAAGATGTATATGAGATCACATATGACACCTGCGGACAATATTGGCCTACTATTCACCACTACATATTCCTCTCGGTCACTCTCATGCAAACTACAATGATAGGGCTGTTTGGGCTGAAGTCGAAGCCAGGAGCTTCATTCGCCACAATTCCCTTGCTTGTGCTTACCATCATGTTCAATGAGTACTGCAAGGTTCGGTTTCTTCCAACTTTCCAGTGCCGCCCTGTCCAGGT TTGCAAGGAGAGTGACGAACTTGATAAAACCGATCGGGAGGCACAAGGCAGCTCAGATCATGCCATCAAGGCCTACACGCCACCATGGATGCGCCTGACAGGAAGCTCCTCAGAATCTAGTTCAGTGCAGCCTTTAGTCGGTTGTTTGATATAA
- the LOC124661716 gene encoding pyridoxal phosphate homeostasis protein-like: MAAAAAEGAVAPVAAAMRGVLARAGRAAERSGRAAEAVRVVAIGKTKPVSLLRQLYDAGHRCFGENYVQEFITKAPQLPDDIRWHFVGHLQSNKVKSLVAAVPNLDMVEGVGNEKIANHLDRAVVSLGREPLKVMVQVNTSGEESKSGIDPSRCVELAKHVKLACPNLIFSGLMTIGMKDYSSTPVNFKTLVNCKLEVCKALGIPTEQFELSMGMSGDFEQAIELGSTNVRVGSTIFGPREYPTQKQNQ; the protein is encoded by the exons ATGGCAGCGGCTGCGGCGGAGGGGGCGGTGGCGCCGGTCGCGGCGGCGATGCGGGGGGTGCTCGCGCGGGCGGGGAGGGCGGCGGAGCGGTCGGGGCGGGCCGCGGAGGCGGTGCGGGTGGTGGCCATCGGGAAGACCAAGCCGGTGTCGCTGCTGCGGCAGCTCTACGACGCCGGCCACCGCTGCTTCGGCGAGAACTACGTCCAGGAGTTCATCACCAAGGCCCCGCAG CTTCCGGACGATATTCGGTGGCATTTCGTCGGGCACTTGCAGAGCAACAAGGTGAAATCGCTAGTAG CTGCTGTTCCAAATCTTGACATGGTTGAGGGTGTAGGTAATGAAAAG ATTGCTAATCATTTGGATCGTGCTGTCGTTAGCTTGGGGAGGGAGCCTTTAAAAGTTATGGTGCAAGtgaacactagtggagaagaat CAAAATCTGGCATCGATCCTTCAAGATGCGTGGAGCTTGCAAAGCATGTGAAGCTCGCGTGCCCAAACTTAATATTTTCGGGCCTCATGACAATAGGGATGAAAGATTACTCCTCAACACCAGTAAATTTCAAG ACGCTGGTGAACTGTAAGCTTGAAGTTTGCAAGGCCCTTGGGATACCCACAGAGCAGTTCGAACTCTCAATGGGAATGTCTGGCGACTTTGAGCAAGCG ATAGAGCTGGGCAGCACAAATGTAAGGGTTGGTTCGACCATTTTTGGACCAAGGGAGTATCCAACCCAAAAGCAGAATCAGTAA
- the LOC124665185 gene encoding uncharacterized protein LOC124665185 — protein sequence MGFTMAGSEDVKGLAASLGDLQVEASPSREKEIDWLGNGDDAATDDDVWDDAAILDRDWAHRKNQFVKMGYRDGITEGQKDAAQEGFNIGFGQSVHVGYKWGLVRGITSALDSLPDSLKEKLLLDGQRKGKLEDLHNSVQGISSDGALRLFHESILQDNPPPEENRLQTVPNDLLLLLNECPDVQVPEELTRVP from the exons ATGGGTTTCACAATGGCCGGCTCCGAGGACGTGAAGGGTTTGGCAGCGTCGCTGGGAGACCTACAAGTAGAGGCATCAccatcgagggagaaagaaatagaTTGGCTTG GCAATGGTGATGATGCTGCTACCGATGATGACGTTTGGGATGATGCTGCCATCTTAGACAGGGATTGGGCCCACAGGAAGAACCAGTTCGTGAAG ATGGGCTATAGGGATGGCATAACTGAAGGGCAGAAGGATGCTGCTCAAGAGGGCTTCAATATTGGGTTTGGGCAATCAGTGCATGTTGGATACAAGTGGGGTCTCGTTCGGGGGATCACTAG TGCACTAGATAGTCTTCCCGACAGTCTAAAAGAAAAGTTGTTGCTCGATGGCCAGCGTAAAGGAAAACTTGAAGATTTGCACAATTCTGTGCAAGGAATTTCATCCGACGGTGCACTGAGGCTGTTTCATGAGAGTATTCTGCAGGATAATCCTCCACCGGAGGAAAACAGGCTTCAAACTGTTCCAAACGACCTTCTTCTATTGTTGAACGAATGCCCAGATGTTCAGGTTCCTGAAGAGTTGACACGAGTTCCATAA
- the LOC124667599 gene encoding dehydrin DHN1-like produces the protein MEYQGQHGQATNKVEEYGQPVAGHGGVTGGPTGTHGVTAAAGTGGGQLQPMKDDHKTDGILRRSGSSSSSSSSEDDGAGGRRKKGMKEKIKEKLPGGHKDTAEQQQQTAATTGAHGTGTAAEATGEKKGVMEKIKEKLPGGQH, from the exons ATGGAGTACCAGGGGCAGCACGGGCAGGCGACCAACAAGGTGGAGGAGTACGGCCAGCCGGTGGCCGGGCACGGCGGCGTCACCGGCGGACCCACGGGGACACACGGCGTCACCGCTGCCGCCGGTACCGGCGGCGGGCAGCTCCAGCCGATGAAGGACGACCACAAGACCGATGGCATCCTGCGCCGGTCCGGAAGCTCCAGCAGCTCTAGCTCG TCCGAGGATGACGGCGCtggcgggaggaggaagaagggaatgaaggagaagatcaaggagaagcTCCCCGGTGGCCACAAGGACACcgccgagcagcagcagcagacggCGGCGACCACCGGTGCACATGGCACAGGCACTGCTGCGGAGGCCACCGGCGAGAAGAAGGGCGTGatggagaagatcaaggagaagcTTCCCGGCGGGCAGCACTGA